In the Geoanaerobacter pelophilus genome, CAACTTCAAGGACCAGGTTCCATTCCTTGTCGTCAATGGCCGGGTTGGTCACGCGGAGGGCGTGGTAGATCGGGGGGAGTTTGCCAGGCTCGAACTCGACGTCGACAACGGCGCCGATAACCTGCGATATTTTACCGAAATTCTGACTCATGGTTGTTCTTTCCTCCTGCGGCCGGTCAGGCCATATGTTTTCGTAACGGAACGGTTATTAGCCTTTTATCGATTCAGCCCCGGAGATAATCTCCATCAGCTCCGTGGTAATGGCTGCCTGACGGGCACGGTTATACTGCAGAGTCAGCCTGCCGATCATTTCTGAAGCATTTTTCGATGCACTGTCCATGGCGGTCATACGGGCACCGTGCTCTGATGCCACAGACTCCAGCATCGATTTGAACATGGAAACTTCCACATACTTTGGAAGAAGCTCGCCAAGAAGCTCGCCTTTGGACGGTTCATAGATGTATTCGGGCACATACTCATCAACAGCCTCATTGGCCGCTGCCGGTGGAGTTACCGGAAGCAGTTGCTGAATGGTTATGTCCTGAGACATGACACTCCGGAAAGCGTTGTAGATGAGATACACGACATCATATTCTTCTGCCACATAGCCATCAATGACTTCATGAGCAATATTTGCAGCAGTCTGGTAGCTGGGAGCAGACAGAACCCCGGTGTAGGTCTTGTGGATCTGCTGGCGGCTTTTCAGGAACTCATATCCTTTTCTGCCGACACACAGGATCGAAACCTCGGAGAATTCAGCCTTCTTTTCCTTGGCAAACCGGTCGGTAGCCTTAGAAATGTTGGCGTTGAATCCGCCGCAGAGACCGCGGTCCGACGTAACCAGGATAATCAGAGCTTTCTTGCGCTCCCGTACCTCAAGCAGCGGATGGCAATCGGCATCCTGCTGGCGAGCAAGTCTCTGCAGGACTTCATCCACCTTCTTGGCATACGGTCGTGCAGCAACTACGTTTTCCTGGGCACGGCGCAGCTTGGCCGCCGAAACCATCTTCATCGCCTTAGTGATCTGGCGGGTATTTTTAACGGAAACTATCCGCTTTTTTATTGCCTTGAGATTTGCCATGCGTGGCGTCCGTCCTTTTTAGGCAGTGAACTCTTTTTTCAGCTCATTCAGTGCGGCAATCAGCTGGCCCTTCAATTCATCATCTATCGCTTTTTTGTCGCGGATAGTAGCAAGGATATCGCCCTTCCTGGTGTCAAAGAAGGAGTTAAGCTCCTGCTCGTAGCGCTTGAGCGAACCAACCGGATAATCATCAATGAAGCCGTTGTTAGCAGCAAAGATGATCAGAACCTGCTTCTCAAACGGAAGCGGCTGATACTGAGCCTGCTTGAGGATCTCAACCAGACGCTCACCACGGGCAAGCTGCGCCTGGGTTGCCTTATCAAGATCTGAGCCGAACTGGGCGAATGCCGCCATCTCACGATACTGGGCAAGGTCGAGACGGAGCGTACCGGCAACCTGCTTCATCGCTTTCGTCTGGGCTGAACCACCAACCCTCGATACCGAGATACCAACGTTGATCGCAGGACGTACCCCAGAGTAGAACAGGTCGGACTCAAGGAAGATCTGACCGTCGGTAATGGAAATAACGTTGGTCGGAATGTATGCTGAAACGTCGCCGGCCTGGGTCTCGATGATCGGCAGCGCGGTCAGTGACCCGGCACCACATTCGTCGGACAGTTTACAGGCACGCTCGAGGAGACGGCTGTGGAGATAGAAAACGTCGCCTGGGTAGGCTTCGCGCCCTGGCGGACGACGGAGCAGCAGCGAAAGCTGGCGGTAGGCAACGGCCTGTTTGGAAAGGTCATCATAAATGATGAGCGCGTGCTTCTTATTGTCGCGGAAGTATTCGCCCATGGTCACACCGGTGTACGGTGCGATGAACTGGAGCGGTGCCGACTCGGAAGCAGTAGCAGCAACAACGATGGTGTAATCCATGGCGCCGTGCTCAGTAAGCTTGGAAACAACCTGGGCAACAGTGGAACGCTTCTGGCCGATAGCAACATAGATACAGACGACGTCGCCGCCCTTCTGGTTGATGATCGTATCGAGCGCAACCGCGGTCTTGCCGGTCTGACGGTCACCGATGATCAGCTCGCGCTGACCGCGCCCAATCGGAACCATGGAGTCGATAGCCTTGAGGCCGGTAGCCATCGGCTGATGAACCGACTTACGACTGACAATGCCGGGAGCCTTGATCTCGACCTGGCTGAACTTGTCGGTGT is a window encoding:
- the atpA gene encoding F0F1 ATP synthase subunit alpha, with amino-acid sequence MEIRAEEISEIIRKQIKEYGKEVEVAETGTIISIGDGIARIHGLDKAMAGELLEFPGGVSGMALNLEEDNVGAAILGDFEGIKEGDLVKRTGRIVEVPVGDALIGRVVNAIGQPIDGKGPINTDKFSQVEIKAPGIVSRKSVHQPMATGLKAIDSMVPIGRGQRELIIGDRQTGKTAVALDTIINQKGGDVVCIYVAIGQKRSTVAQVVSKLTEHGAMDYTIVVAATASESAPLQFIAPYTGVTMGEYFRDNKKHALIIYDDLSKQAVAYRQLSLLLRRPPGREAYPGDVFYLHSRLLERACKLSDECGAGSLTALPIIETQAGDVSAYIPTNVISITDGQIFLESDLFYSGVRPAINVGISVSRVGGSAQTKAMKQVAGTLRLDLAQYREMAAFAQFGSDLDKATQAQLARGERLVEILKQAQYQPLPFEKQVLIIFAANNGFIDDYPVGSLKRYEQELNSFFDTRKGDILATIRDKKAIDDELKGQLIAALNELKKEFTA
- the atpG gene encoding ATP synthase F1 subunit gamma gives rise to the protein MANLKAIKKRIVSVKNTRQITKAMKMVSAAKLRRAQENVVAARPYAKKVDEVLQRLARQQDADCHPLLEVRERKKALIILVTSDRGLCGGFNANISKATDRFAKEKKAEFSEVSILCVGRKGYEFLKSRQQIHKTYTGVLSAPSYQTAANIAHEVIDGYVAEEYDVVYLIYNAFRSVMSQDITIQQLLPVTPPAAANEAVDEYVPEYIYEPSKGELLGELLPKYVEVSMFKSMLESVASEHGARMTAMDSASKNASEMIGRLTLQYNRARQAAITTELMEIISGAESIKG